The Synechococcus sp. BL107 nucleotide sequence GTATTTCCGCCCTGAGTTCTTGAACCGCCTCGACGAGATCATTGTCTTCCGCCAACTCAACCGAGAGGAAGTCAAAGAGATCGCCGAGATTATGCTCAAAGAAGTGTTTGGCCGCATGGGAGAGAAAGGCATCACCCTCACCGTGTCGGATGCCTTTAAAGAGCGTTTGGTTGAAGAGGGCTACAACCCTGCCTACGGCGCTCGTCCGCTTCGCCGAGCCGTGATGCGTTTGCTCGAAGATTCCCTTGCTGAGGAAGTTCTGACGGGTCGCATCAAAGATGGTGATCACGCAGAGGTTGACGTCGACGAGAACAAAAAAGTTGTCGTCCGCCACATGGGCCGTGTTGAAGCGCAACCCGAGTTGGCAGGTGCTGCCGTCTGATGTTGTCGCCCATTTCTTCCCAGGCCATTGCCCCTGCAACATTGTTGAGGGGGCAAGGAGCTTGGGATGAAGCTCTTCCTCGTTTACCTCAGCTGTGTCAGCGACCTCTTTTGTTGGGTCGTTCAATGGCCACAAAAATCCTGCGAGACCAACTCAGCAGCGATCTAGAGGCCGTTGGTCTTACGGTCACAGCCGCAAATCTTCGATTTGATTGTTGTGAAGTCGATCTTCATCGTCTTGCCGGTGAAGCCCAAACCTGTGATGCAATTTTGGCTGCCGGTGGTGGAAAAGTTCTTGATGCAGGAAAGCTGCTTGCTCACCGCTTAAAGCTTCCTTGCATCACGGTTCCATTGAGCGCTGCCACCTGTGCAGGCTGGACAGCATTGGCCAATCTCTACACCCCCGATGGTGCATTCCAGAGGGATGTTGCGTTGGATCGTTGTCCTGAGTTATTGGTGTTTGACCACGCTTTCATACGCCAAGCACCCCAGCGAACGTTGGTCAGTGGAATCGCAGATGCACTCGCTAAGTGGTACGAAGCATCGGTCAGTAGTGCAGATAGCAGCGATGGTTTGGTCCAGCAAGCCGTGCAAATGGCACGGGTGTTGCGCGATCAATTGTTGATCGATAGTCCCCTTGCGATCGAAGATTCCGCTAGTGCTGCTTGGGAACGCACCACTGAAGCCTGTGGCTTAACGGCAGGGGTCATGGGAGGACTCGGCGGTGCTCGCTGCCGCACCGTCGCAGCCCATGCCGTGCATAACGGCCTGACCCAACTCCCCGCATGCCATCACGTCCTGCATGGAGAAAAAGTGGGATTTGGAATTCTTGTGCAACTGCGTTTAGAGGAGCATCTTGGCGACAACCGCCTTGCTGCTCAGGCCCACCGTCAGCTCAAGCCCGTTCTAAAGAGTCTTGGTCTTCCCGTATGCCTTGATGATTTGGGTCTCGCGAACGTCACCGCTAGCGAGCTCCAAACCGTGTGTGAATTTGCCTGTCAAGACGGTTCCGATCTTCACCATCTGCCTTTTAAGGTGACTCCTGACGCGCTGCAAGACGCTTTGGTCGGACTGTCTGAACGCAGCCCAGTGCGATCTTGAAACGTCTTTTAGAAGAGCTTCGCTCAGGCTTATTGGATCCTCAAGCCGGTGCCCTTACGGATACCGTCGAATGGTGGTCGCTTCCGTCCTTAGGCGTTGAAGATCCCTTCCCTGTAGCGGTTTTGGGAGAGGGTGAGCCCCTGCTTCTCCTGCACGGTTTCGACAGCAGCTTTTTGGAATATCGGCGCTTGGCACCGTTGTTGTCCGGTCGTTTTCAACTGATCATTCCGGATCTATTTGGATTTGGTTTTTCGCCTCGACCCCTCACCGCCAACTACGGCACTGAGCCGGTGATGCTGCATTTGGAGGCTCTTCTAAACAAGTTGCCGTCAGCGAGACCTGTATCGGTGATTGGTGCATCAATGGGAGGCTCGGTGGCCGTGGAATTGGCCCGTCGTGTGCCCCAGCGGGTGCGATCACTCCTGCTGCTTGCCCCCGCTGGATTGTCGGGTCGACGCATGCCGGTGCCGCCCTTACTCGATCGTTTTGGCGCTTGGTTTTTGAGCCGGCCAGGAGTGCGGCGTGGTCTATGTCGACAGGCCTTTGCTGATCCCGACGCCTCGGTGGGAGCCGCGGAAGAACAAATTGCTTCACTGCATCTTCAGTGCCCCGGCTGGGCCGAAGCGTTGGCAGCCTTTGCTCGCAGCGGAGGATTCGCTGGCAGTGGGATCCCTTTACCGTCCCAACCTCTCCATGTGATCTGGGGTGCGCAGGACAGAATCTTGCGGGAACCGCAAAAACGGGCTGCCCTTGAGATTTTGGCTGAGCCGGTGGAAACGTTTGAAGCCTGTGGTCATTTGCCGCACCTCGATCACCCCCAACGCGTTGCCGAGCGCTGCCTTACCTTTTTTGACCATGGCTGACCCTTTGATGACGCTCCTCGCTGGAGCCCTCAAGCTTTGGATCCGGACACGTTGTGATCAGCTCGGCAGTTTGGAGCTCACCCTCCATGGATCGGCATTCACGTTGATGAGTGGTCGTCTTCAAGGGGTGAGTTTGATCGCCCGTGATGTGGGGTTTAAGGGCTTACCGCTCCAGCATGTTCAACTTCGTAGTGGTCCGATCACTGTTGATCTAAATGTTCTGAGCCCTGGGCAAATGCTGGCTCTTCAGCATCCTTTTCAAGTGGAGGGCGAGGTGTCGATCAGTGGCACCGCACTGAATGATGCCTTGCTGGCGGAGCCGTGGCGCTGGCTAGGCGATTCGCTAGCTGAACAGCTCATGGGCCTCACCACCCTGGGTGGTTTAACCATCGAGAACGATGTGATGGAGCTCCAATCGGCAGTGGCGGCTCATCGAGAACCAGTGCGTCGTTGCTTCAGGATCGATGCCTCAGACAACACGTTGCGGTTTCGATCGCAAGATGCTGCCGATGCCTCATCAATGTTGCTCCCCATGGACCCTGGGATCAAGATCACCATGGCGTCCCTCCAGGGGGGACAGCTCCATCTCAACGGTTGTGCTGACGTCACGCCGTGATCGTTTCACGCGTGATCGTTTCATTGTGTGGAAGTCAGCCGGCCTCACCGAACCAGTAGGGGCTGAATGAGTGCTACGACGTAATACACCACGGCAGGGGTGAACAAATAGCTATCAATTCGATCAAGGATCCCGCCATGGCCAGGCAAAACGTCACCGGAATCCTTAACACCAGCGTCCCGCTTCATCATCGATTCGGTGAGGTCGCCCACCATGGCGATGAGGGCGATGAGGGCGCCAAGAATCAGTCCAGGTAAACCGAGATAAGGCCAACCCATCACAAGGGCGCAAATTTCGCCCATGGCCATGGCACACAGACATCCACCTAGGGCACCTTCCACTGTTTTCCCAGGCGAGATTGGAGACAGAGGACGTTTCCCCCAGCGTCGGCCAAAGGCCCAAGAGCCAATATCGCTGCACACAATCATCAGACAAGCCGACAGGGTGATCGCCAGCCCACTAGTGCAGAGTTCTGAGGTTCCAGGCGCGAGTTCCACCAGTGTGAGATTCCGAAGCGACAGCCAGTGACTCGGTAGAAAGCCCAGGTAAAACAAACCAAAGATGGATGCTGCAACATCGGCGATGGAGCCCGTTACTGGCTGCAGAAGCAACCATGCACAAATCGCTGCTCCTGATAACGGCAAGACGGCTGACGAGAGTTCTCCTGGCAATCCTCCAGAAACAGCCGCCCATTGGGTGCTGAATAACAGCAGTTGGCAGGCCACCAGCGTTGTTTTTGTGGCAGGGCGCATCCCCTTGAATTGGGCCATGCGGAAAAATTCCAACAGGCCGAGATGGACGAGAATCCCAACGGCTGCGGTGAACCACCATCCACCAAGGCAGACAACTACGAGGCCAAAACCACCAACGGCTAATCCGCTTAACAGTCGTTTGCGTGAGGACTCTGTCGATCGTGGTTGATCAACTGATGGATAGACCTCGATGATCACCCAAACCCGTGATGACCGTCAGCCTATCAACCGATCTCCGTTGCTCAGTTCTTCATCACCTTGATTCCATTTGGTAAAACATCACTCCAGAGCCGGCTTTGCTCTGCGAGCCAAAGTGCTCGAGCATGATCAACTCTTTCTCCCGGAATGAGAAGTGGTATCCCGGGGGGGTAAGGACAGACAAGTTCACTGGCAACCTCTCCTTCTGATTGCTCAAATGTCACAACTTTGCTTGGCGCATTCCAGGCCTTGCTTAGTTTCACTTCGGGGCTCGTTAGAAGTGGTAAAGGAGGAGGCTCAAAGTCTTGTTGAGCTGATTGATTTTGGTTGGCTTGAAGTAACTTTTTCCAGGCCCTACTTATTTTTGAATGTAAATTTCGATGTTTGGACAATCCAAGACAAAATGTCAGTGTTCCTGGCTCAGGTAATTCGGCAATCAGCCCATTTTTCATAAACCATGTATCTGCATCGATGCCGCTGATTCCTGCTGAGCCAGTGTGTAGAACGATCCGTAATGGATCTTGCGTTTCTATAAGGGGGACTCCTGATTGAATGAGACGAGATTTAATCAGGCGGGCTTCATTGATTCGATTCGCTAAATTTCTTTTGCCTCGAGGATTAGATAGTTGTTTAACAGCAGACTCGCATGATGCGAGAAGTAAAGAACTTGGACTTGTTGTTTGTAACCAGCCAAGGCAACGCTCGATACGTTCTCGGTCAACCCTCGTTCCCTTTAGCCATAACACCGCTGTTTGAGCGAGTCCTGCCGCAGATTTATGAAGAGAGTGGACAACGAGATCCGCTCCACAATGCAATGATGAAAGTGGAAGATCAGGATCGATTGCTGCGGCTAAATGTGATCCATGGGCCTCATCAACAAGGACAGAAAGTCCTTGTTGATGGAGTGTATTAATGATGTCTGATGGATCATTGGCGTAGCCTTGATAAGTAGGGTGAACCAAAACTGCCGCTTTGATCTTGCGTTGATGATTAGGTAGCTCCGCTAAGACTTTTTTAATCCAGGCGAGATTTGGCGGTGCTGAATGTCCCTGATTCGTTTGGTAGGGAACGTTGTATAGAAGTGGTTCGATATCGCCGAGTACACAGGCCTGAATCAGGCTTCTGTGCACATTTCGTGGCATGAGAACGGCATCACCGGGCTGAGCAATTGCCAGGAGGGCTGCCTGCAGCAATCCTGTGGCTCCGTTAACGCCATACCAGCAGTGGTCAGCCCCCATGGCGGCCGCCGAGTTCCGTTGACTTTCGCCTACAGCCCCCTCAGGTTCGAGTGGTCCACCAATCTCAGCTAATTCGGGGAGATCCCAGACGCCAGCCCTTTGCCTCAAAAGACGTTTGAACTCCTCCGGCAATGCTTGTCCTCTGCCGTGGGCGGGCAAAAACAAGCTCCTGCCAAGCCGTTTTTTTAACAGTGGCAAAAGCGCCATTGCTGAGAGCAATTGTCCTTAGAGTCTGCTCCAGTGAATGGGCGCCTTGATGCAATACGACTCTGGGCGAGATTTTTGGTGGTTGCTTCTTCGGCCATGGATTGCGATACCGCGATTAATTCAAGTGCTGTGGACTCTCAGTGGTTTGGTCATTGTTTTGCTGTTGCGGGGTTCGAGCTCCGACGCTGATGTTCAACGCGGGTTGGCTCGTCGCATTCTCAATACCCTGACGGGTCTCGGGCCCTGTTTTATCAAGCTCGGGCAGGCCCTTTCTACCCGTCCAGATCTCGTCAGGCGCGATTGGCTCGAGGAGCTCACGCGGTTGCAGGACGACCTTCCCGCTTTCCCTCACTCGATCGCCTTATCGCGAATCGAACAGGAGCTGGGAGCCCCAGCGGATCAACTCTTCGAGGAATTTCCTTCGGCCCCGATTGCCGCCGCCAGTCTTGGCCAGGTTTATAAAGCACGACTTGAAGGTCAATCCTGGGTGGCGGTCAAGGTTCAGCGGCCCAATCTCACCTTTATCCTTCGCCGTGATCTTGTCTTGATCCGCGCGCTTGGTGTTCTCACAGCGCCATTCCTTCCCCTCAATCTTGGTTTTGGTTTGGGAAGCATCATTGATGAGTTCGGCCGTAGCTTGTTCGAAGAGATTGACTATGAGCAAGAGGCAGATAACGCAGAACGCTTCGCAACCCTTTTTGTTGATAATCCAGCCGTTTATGTACCCCGTGTTGAGCGCATGCTCAGCTCAACCCGTGTTTTAACAACCACGTGGATTGAGGGTTCGAAAATGAGAAACAGTCAGGAGTTGATTGATCAGCGTTTAGACCCGGCTGCCTTGATCCGCACGGGTGTGATTTGCGGACTACAGCAACTTCTCGAATTCGGCTACTTCCACGCTGATCCCCACCCCGGCAACCTTTTCGCCTTGCAGGGTCGCAGCGGTGACATGGGCCATGTTGGCTACGTGGACTTCGGAATGATGGACTCGATCAGCGATCGGGACCGGCTCACGCTCACTGGTGCGGTTGTTCATCTGATTAATCGTGATTTTGAAGGACTCGCCGAAGACTTTCAAGATCTGGGTTTTTTAAGCCCAACCGCAGATCTTTCTCCGATTATCCCCGCCCTTGAAGAAGTGCTCGGTGGAAGTCTTGGTGAGTCTGTGGGTTCATTCAACTTCAAAGCCATCACAGATCGCTTTTCAGAGTTGATGTTTGATTATCCATTTCGTGTTCCAGCGCGATTTGCCTTGATCATTCGCGCGGTGGTGAGTCAGGAAGGTCTCGCACTCCGTCTTGACCCCGACTTCAAAATTATTTCCGTTGCCTACCCCTATGTGGCAAGACGTTTGCTCGCTGGAGATACCAGCGAGATGCGAGAGAAGTTGTTGGACGTGATTTTTGATGAGTCGGGTCGCCTCCGTCTCGAGCGCTTGGAAAGTCTTTTGGAGGTTGTTGGGCAAGGCGCGCCCTCCCCTGGCGCGGAACTCTTACCCGTTGCAGGAGCAGGACTTCGTCTTTTGTTTAGCCGTGATGGTGCTGATCTGCGCAAGCGCCTTTTGCTGACCTTGATCCGTGATGATCGCCTCCATACCGAAGATGTGCGAGCCCTAGCCCGTTTGATTGGCAGAACGTTCGGACCGGGTCGAATCGCGGGTGACTTTTTGCAGCGGCTCAATCCGCTCGTTGCAGCTTGATCAATCCACTAAGGTCGACGTCCCATTACGAGAATTGCATCAATGCTTGAGGAGATCACCGCCGAGCAGATTGAGCAGTACTTGATGATGGCGGTTCTTCCCCAGCCCCCCTATTTGATGGCTGGCATTGGCCTTTTGATGGGTGTTCTCTGCGGATTGACGTTTGGTCGCCTTGTCCAGAACAAGCTTGACGGATGGAAGGAAGATCGCTTGCCCCTGTTGCCACTAGCTACGGCTGAGATCTTTTTGAGTTTTTCAGGAACCTTGATTGGTGTAACGCTGTTCATCGGTTGCTGCTTGCAAATCTTTGGGTTCGCTTCAGGGACTGCTCTCCTAGTTGCTTTATTGCTGTCTCTGCTAACTGGAGGAGCATTGTTCGCTCAATTGGAGCGACTGATGCAACAAGTGGAAAGCGGCAATTTCAAAGCAGTCGATTTTGATAATTTCGACGAATTCTTCTAATTTTCCTCCTAAATCTTGTGGTTAATAGACCCGATTCAAATATTCATGTTGAATAATTTTTATTACGCACCAATTTGTTAATTCATAAGTTTTTATCAGGCATTCTTTTGCATTAATTTCTTTCTTCTCTTTGTCGCTTGTTTGAAATTTTATCTAGGGTTTGCCCGTTGATGTTGATGCGATGATTCTTTGTTGCTTTTCGCTCGCAGAGGTTTGAATCCTTCGTTTGCTTTTTTATTTGATTTGTAAGTCATTTCTGTCGAAATGTTCCAGTGACTGCTTTCCCTAGTTTGTTCTGGATTTGTTGGGAGTTCGGTGATCTTTATATGAGTGACTCCCTTGCTCAGAGATTGTTGCTTGTCTTGTACATTCAATGATGATTTGAATCTCAATGTCTGCTTGATTTCATGGCGTGACCCAGCAAAGGCTTCAAAAATTGATGGCTGCTGCGGGGCTTTGTTCGCGTCGACGTGGAGAAGATTGGCTTCAAGCTGGTCGTGTGACTGTTGATGGGCGTGTTGCGAGCCTTGGAGATCAGGCCGATCCTGATTGTCAGCTGATTGCGGTGGATGGTATTCCGCTGATTTCAGTTCGAGAACCACGCGTGTTCTTGCTCAACAAGCCAGTGGGAGTGATTTGTAGTTGTCGTGATCCTCAGGGCAGGTCCACGGTGTTGGATTGTTTGCCCCATCAAGAACGGCCAGGTCTGCACCCTGTTGGTCGACTGGATGCTGATAGTCGTGGGGCTCTGCTGCTCACTGATCAAGGTGAACTCACGCTGCGGCTGACCCATCCCCGCTACAGCCATGCCAAGACCTATCGCGTTTTGGTCAAAGGGATTCCCAATGCCCTTGTCCTCCGTCGTTGGCGTGAGGGTTTGCAGTTAGACGGACGTTTGACCCGCCCCGCGCTTGTGCGTTGTCTTCGGTCACGAGGCACATCATCTTTATTGGAAGTTGAGCTAAGGGAGGGGCGGAATCGCCAAATTCGACGGGTCGCTGAGTTGCTTGGTCATCCTGTAATCGATTTGCAGCGTGTTGCCATCGATGGCATTCATCTCGATGATCTTGCGGAGGGCTGTTGGCGTCGTCTTGACGCGAGAGAGTGGGCCTACATCGTTGATGGGAACGCAACTCGGTCCATGGACCAATCATGAATCTGCGATTGAGATTCCCCAAGCGTTGGTGGATGCGTTCTGGACTTGCTTTGAAGCGGTCTGATCGTGATTCGGTGAGTCGCGAGCAGCAGGCTCAGCTTCTTGGCTCCATGATTCGCGAACGTCGAGAACACTTGGGTTTAACGCTGAGAGATCTAGCGACTCAGATCAGGATTACAACGCCAGTTCTCGAAGCCCTAGAGCGTGGCTGGATTGATCGTCTGCCTGAAAGGGCCTATTTGGCCTCCATGCTTCCTCAAATTGAAAGGCGGCTTGAACTCCCATCTGGCTGCTTGGAACCGGTTCTTCCTGTTCCCATATCCCAGTCGAGGCGGAAACCCGTTCGTGGTTTTAGTCGATTCACCCTTGGAAGTATTGACGTCTTCACGACCTGGCAAGGGAGCGTTGTGTATGGCTTCGTCATGCTTTTTAGCCTTGTGGCGATTAATCGTCAGCAGCAAACTCTTGCCCGTCAAAACAGTCTCGCCTTGGAGCCTGTGCGAGCCAATCTTCAGGTCATCGCTTCGGCGCCTGTCACGTCGGAGTCTGAGATTTCATCCAGCCTGGAGGGTTTGCGCCCCCTCGAACAGGCCCGCCAGCGTTTGCCTCAAGACTGGCTGAACGGTGTTGCCACGTCCGTCAATCCAAACGATGGGGTGTTGCAACTGCTGTTCAACGAACCGAGTCAACTCAAGATCGACAGCGAGGGTGGTGATCGTGTGCAGCTTGCTGCCGGGGAAGGTCAGCTCACCTTGCAGCTGAGAGCACCCATTGACCTCACCATGACCCCTCCCCCAGAAAAGATTCAACAGGTGATGTGGAACGGTGTTCCTTTAAAGCAAGTTCCCAAGCGCGTAGGGGTTTACCGAGTGGAAAAATCTTCCCTTTGAGCATTAAAATTATCCTCACTATCTATTATAAATATCCCATAAAAAAGCAACCTTTGGTTAAGGTTGCTGCTGGTGCATTCCCTTGAGTCGATGTTATGTGTGTGCTTTCCCACGTGCCATCGGCGTAATTACTCACCTCTCTGTAGCTGAATCGTTGCGAGTGGTTCTGTGGGTATTGGAACGTTGTGGTGGTCGTCGATGTTTTTGTTATTTTTGTAGTAAAAAAATTGCCATTTAGGAAGATTTTATATCTGCAAAAAACAGATTTGAATCAACATTAAAACCCTTTCAGATTCTTCTTTTCGCCGACCTCAGGCACCCTTGGTCGTCATCAGCTTTCCCTAAATTATTCATGGTTTAACAATCCTGTAGCGCTCTCAAGGTTTCGTCCCCAAACCTTGGCGCGTTCTCCAAAGCCCTTCAAAGACCCCACCAGATTGTTGTCAAACTGACTCAGGCGCCAATTCCAATTCCCTGATGATGTTCCAGGGGTATTGAATCGTGCACGATCATCAAGATGCAATAAATCTTGGAGTGGAGCCACCACAAGTGTGGCGGATGTCGCAAATGCCATATCAAATAAATGCCAGGCCGGTGCTGAGATCTCGCCGTTGATGCGATTCATAATTCTCTCCCGGCTACTGCTATCGAGACGTTGCCACCATCCCAGGGTTGTTGGGTTGTCATGGGTCCCTGTGTAGACCACCCAGCGGGTGCCATCCATGTTTTCCGGAAGATAGGGATTGTCGCTTTGGCCATCAAATGCAAACTGAAGAACTTTCATTCCTGGTAAGGCAAATCGATCACGCAGGTCTTCGACATCTGGCGTAATCACGCCAAGGTCTTCTGCAATTAAGGGCAAATTGCCGCCCGCGTCTTGTTGCAATTTGGCCAGCAAGGCCCGGCCTGGTGATGATTGCCATTCGCCGTTTTGAGCAGTTGAATCACCTCCTGGAACGGCCCAAAAAGCGGCGAGTGCACGAAAATGATCCAATCGCAGGAGATCAACTAAATCCCGTTGGCGGCTGATGCGTTTGCGCCACCAGTGGAAGCGGGTGATGCGGTGTCGTCCCCAGCGATAGACGGGGGACCCCCAGAGTTGCCCCGTTTCGGAAAAGTAATCAGGAGGAACCCCACTCTGGAGAGTTAGTTCACCGGATTCCTTCACGCTGAATAGGTTCCGATGGCTCCAGACATCAGCGCTGTCGGTGCTCACGTAAAAGGGCAAATCTCCAAACAACACAACGCCAAGGTCGTGGGCCAGTCGTTTGATCTCTTGCCATTGGCGATCAAGCTGCCACTGCATCAGGCGCTCTTTCAACAGCGCTGCTTGATGGTCTGCTGCCCAGGCTTTGAGTGCACGACGTTGATGCTGTGCCAGTGGCTTTGGCCAAGTCCACCATGCGTTGTTGTGTTGGGCATGCAAAACACTGAACGACACGTGGTCGTCCAGCCACGATTGTTGACTGCACCAGCACCGGAAGGCCTCTTGTCGATCTGACGTCTGTTGTTGCCAAGACTCGAGCAGGGCATCGGCCAGGGCCTCACTGCGATGGTTAGCGAGCTGGAAATCAAGAACCGTTGCCCCGTTCTCTGTGTCGGATGCTCCAGGCAGACCATTCAGGGCGTCTTGGCTGATGAACTGTTCATTCGCCAGATCCGATGCATCGAGGAACCAGGCATTGAGGGCAAAGCAGGAGGGGGAGCTGTAAGGAGATCCAGTCGGATCTGGCGGGGCAAGGGGCAACATTTGCCATACCCCGATGCCGCTACTGGCCAGATGATGGAGCCAGCGACGACTGGGCTCCCCAAAGGTTCCGCACACCGGACTATTGGGGAGTGCCGTGGGATGGAGCAACACACCGCTTGTGCGGGCCCGCTGGGTGGTTGCCTCGGTCATCAACGCTTCTGCTTCCTCGATGCCTGAAGGATGACTCCTTCAGAACACGCTGGCATCCCCAAGGTCTTGACCTGCCATTCCGTCGCGCACTACCCGTTCGAAGAATTGCTCCAAGGTGTCTTCTCCGTAAGACGGGGTGGCATCGGCGTCGTATCGCTGGTCTTGGGCGTTCCAAACCAGCAT carries:
- a CDS encoding phosphatidate cytidylyltransferase, with amino-acid sequence MIIEVYPSVDQPRSTESSRKRLLSGLAVGGFGLVVVCLGGWWFTAAVGILVHLGLLEFFRMAQFKGMRPATKTTLVACQLLLFSTQWAAVSGGLPGELSSAVLPLSGAAICAWLLLQPVTGSIADVAASIFGLFYLGFLPSHWLSLRNLTLVELAPGTSELCTSGLAITLSACLMIVCSDIGSWAFGRRWGKRPLSPISPGKTVEGALGGCLCAMAMGEICALVMGWPYLGLPGLILGALIALIAMVGDLTESMMKRDAGVKDSGDVLPGHGGILDRIDSYLFTPAVVYYVVALIQPLLVR
- a CDS encoding alpha/beta fold hydrolase, which gives rise to MKRLLEELRSGLLDPQAGALTDTVEWWSLPSLGVEDPFPVAVLGEGEPLLLLHGFDSSFLEYRRLAPLLSGRFQLIIPDLFGFGFSPRPLTANYGTEPVMLHLEALLNKLPSARPVSVIGASMGGSVAVELARRVPQRVRSLLLLAPAGLSGRRMPVPPLLDRFGAWFLSRPGVRRGLCRQAFADPDASVGAAEEQIASLHLQCPGWAEALAAFARSGGFAGSGIPLPSQPLHVIWGAQDRILREPQKRAALEILAEPVETFEACGHLPHLDHPQRVAERCLTFFDHG
- a CDS encoding AarF/ABC1/UbiB kinase family protein, with translation MQYDSGRDFWWLLLRPWIAIPRLIQVLWTLSGLVIVLLLRGSSSDADVQRGLARRILNTLTGLGPCFIKLGQALSTRPDLVRRDWLEELTRLQDDLPAFPHSIALSRIEQELGAPADQLFEEFPSAPIAAASLGQVYKARLEGQSWVAVKVQRPNLTFILRRDLVLIRALGVLTAPFLPLNLGFGLGSIIDEFGRSLFEEIDYEQEADNAERFATLFVDNPAVYVPRVERMLSSTRVLTTTWIEGSKMRNSQELIDQRLDPAALIRTGVICGLQQLLEFGYFHADPHPGNLFALQGRSGDMGHVGYVDFGMMDSISDRDRLTLTGAVVHLINRDFEGLAEDFQDLGFLSPTADLSPIIPALEEVLGGSLGESVGSFNFKAITDRFSELMFDYPFRVPARFALIIRAVVSQEGLALRLDPDFKIISVAYPYVARRLLAGDTSEMREKLLDVIFDESGRLRLERLESLLEVVGQGAPSPGAELLPVAGAGLRLLFSRDGADLRKRLLLTLIRDDRLHTEDVRALARLIGRTFGPGRIAGDFLQRLNPLVAA
- a CDS encoding pseudouridine synthase; translation: MTQQRLQKLMAAAGLCSRRRGEDWLQAGRVTVDGRVASLGDQADPDCQLIAVDGIPLISVREPRVFLLNKPVGVICSCRDPQGRSTVLDCLPHQERPGLHPVGRLDADSRGALLLTDQGELTLRLTHPRYSHAKTYRVLVKGIPNALVLRRWREGLQLDGRLTRPALVRCLRSRGTSSLLEVELREGRNRQIRRVAELLGHPVIDLQRVAIDGIHLDDLAEGCWRRLDAREWAYIVDGNATRSMDQS
- the malQ gene encoding 4-alpha-glucanotransferase — translated: MTEATTQRARTSGVLLHPTALPNSPVCGTFGEPSRRWLHHLASSGIGVWQMLPLAPPDPTGSPYSSPSCFALNAWFLDASDLANEQFISQDALNGLPGASDTENGATVLDFQLANHRSEALADALLESWQQQTSDRQEAFRCWCSQQSWLDDHVSFSVLHAQHNNAWWTWPKPLAQHQRRALKAWAADHQAALLKERLMQWQLDRQWQEIKRLAHDLGVVLFGDLPFYVSTDSADVWSHRNLFSVKESGELTLQSGVPPDYFSETGQLWGSPVYRWGRHRITRFHWWRKRISRQRDLVDLLRLDHFRALAAFWAVPGGDSTAQNGEWQSSPGRALLAKLQQDAGGNLPLIAEDLGVITPDVEDLRDRFALPGMKVLQFAFDGQSDNPYLPENMDGTRWVVYTGTHDNPTTLGWWQRLDSSSRERIMNRINGEISAPAWHLFDMAFATSATLVVAPLQDLLHLDDRARFNTPGTSSGNWNWRLSQFDNNLVGSLKGFGERAKVWGRNLESATGLLNHE
- a CDS encoding RodZ family helix-turn-helix domain-containing protein; this encodes MNLRLRFPKRWWMRSGLALKRSDRDSVSREQQAQLLGSMIRERREHLGLTLRDLATQIRITTPVLEALERGWIDRLPERAYLASMLPQIERRLELPSGCLEPVLPVPISQSRRKPVRGFSRFTLGSIDVFTTWQGSVVYGFVMLFSLVAINRQQQTLARQNSLALEPVRANLQVIASAPVTSESEISSSLEGLRPLEQARQRLPQDWLNGVATSVNPNDGVLQLLFNEPSQLKIDSEGGDRVQLAAGEGQLTLQLRAPIDLTMTPPPEKIQQVMWNGVPLKQVPKRVGVYRVEKSSL
- a CDS encoding iron-containing alcohol dehydrogenase family protein, giving the protein MLSPISSQAIAPATLLRGQGAWDEALPRLPQLCQRPLLLGRSMATKILRDQLSSDLEAVGLTVTAANLRFDCCEVDLHRLAGEAQTCDAILAAGGGKVLDAGKLLAHRLKLPCITVPLSAATCAGWTALANLYTPDGAFQRDVALDRCPELLVFDHAFIRQAPQRTLVSGIADALAKWYEASVSSADSSDGLVQQAVQMARVLRDQLLIDSPLAIEDSASAAWERTTEACGLTAGVMGGLGGARCRTVAAHAVHNGLTQLPACHHVLHGEKVGFGILVQLRLEEHLGDNRLAAQAHRQLKPVLKSLGLPVCLDDLGLANVTASELQTVCEFACQDGSDLHHLPFKVTPDALQDALVGLSERSPVRS
- a CDS encoding aminotransferase class I/II-fold pyridoxal phosphate-dependent enzyme — encoded protein: MALLPLLKKRLGRSLFLPAHGRGQALPEEFKRLLRQRAGVWDLPELAEIGGPLEPEGAVGESQRNSAAAMGADHCWYGVNGATGLLQAALLAIAQPGDAVLMPRNVHRSLIQACVLGDIEPLLYNVPYQTNQGHSAPPNLAWIKKVLAELPNHQRKIKAAVLVHPTYQGYANDPSDIINTLHQQGLSVLVDEAHGSHLAAAIDPDLPLSSLHCGADLVVHSLHKSAAGLAQTAVLWLKGTRVDRERIERCLGWLQTTSPSSLLLASCESAVKQLSNPRGKRNLANRINEARLIKSRLIQSGVPLIETQDPLRIVLHTGSAGISGIDADTWFMKNGLIAELPEPGTLTFCLGLSKHRNLHSKISRAWKKLLQANQNQSAQQDFEPPPLPLLTSPEVKLSKAWNAPSKVVTFEQSEGEVASELVCPYPPGIPLLIPGERVDHARALWLAEQSRLWSDVLPNGIKVMKN
- a CDS encoding DUF2993 domain-containing protein, whose amino-acid sequence is MTLLAGALKLWIRTRCDQLGSLELTLHGSAFTLMSGRLQGVSLIARDVGFKGLPLQHVQLRSGPITVDLNVLSPGQMLALQHPFQVEGEVSISGTALNDALLAEPWRWLGDSLAEQLMGLTTLGGLTIENDVMELQSAVAAHREPVRRCFRIDASDNTLRFRSQDAADASSMLLPMDPGIKITMASLQGGQLHLNGCADVTP